The following are encoded in a window of Kitasatospora sp. NBC_01250 genomic DNA:
- a CDS encoding amidase domain-containing protein, producing the protein MTDASGSDGGSASSAITLDQLKNAKPALWSTAANDWAAMAKHCWDASVELRHQATQRIAPVWSSTAGNLAQAKMSAQADALESAYDEMRGVVAVLDGAAEAFEVAQRSLGSALSYADQNGMTVAADGTVTSTALTMPHAHNLLDPSDVQQIDQQVDQTSWLIQQALTDARKADATAAAALTRLAGQVNVTDPSTALDNVQKDAAPLEVSLIAGTVPPAGTDPTLVAAWWNGLTPDQQQQLQLAVPASLAHLDGIPTSVQQQLIGTDGKFDRSKFIQWAMDNWDNTDLDTFDNNCTNFTSDALHAAGLAYKNDGDGSFGDNNWFKGAQVGSWGGPVTNWIDAHDHSHSRSWALAGGLHDFLLNNGSTTVPLSQARPGDIIFLQQAGPGPNAAVGDIHHACIITSITPDGDIHYTQHTNSYLNASLNTRLPSELQEEGQQNVVVVRVQPNW; encoded by the coding sequence ATGACGGACGCATCCGGTTCCGACGGCGGCTCCGCGAGCTCGGCGATCACGCTCGACCAGCTCAAGAACGCCAAGCCCGCACTCTGGTCCACCGCCGCCAACGACTGGGCCGCCATGGCCAAGCACTGCTGGGACGCCTCCGTCGAGCTGCGCCACCAGGCCACCCAGAGGATCGCTCCCGTCTGGTCCAGCACTGCAGGCAACCTCGCTCAGGCGAAGATGTCGGCCCAGGCGGACGCGCTGGAGTCGGCGTACGACGAGATGCGCGGCGTGGTCGCGGTGCTGGACGGTGCGGCCGAGGCCTTCGAGGTCGCCCAGCGCTCGCTCGGCTCGGCGCTGTCCTACGCCGACCAGAACGGCATGACCGTCGCAGCCGACGGCACGGTCACCAGTACGGCGCTGACGATGCCGCACGCCCACAACCTGCTGGACCCCAGTGACGTTCAGCAGATCGACCAGCAGGTCGACCAGACCTCCTGGCTGATCCAGCAGGCGCTCACCGACGCCCGTAAGGCGGACGCCACGGCGGCTGCGGCGCTGACCCGGCTGGCCGGCCAGGTGAACGTCACGGATCCGAGCACCGCCCTCGACAACGTCCAGAAGGACGCGGCGCCGCTGGAGGTGAGCCTGATCGCCGGCACCGTGCCCCCGGCCGGCACCGACCCCACCCTCGTCGCCGCCTGGTGGAACGGCCTCACCCCGGATCAGCAGCAGCAGCTCCAGCTCGCCGTCCCGGCCTCGCTCGCCCACCTCGACGGCATCCCCACCAGCGTCCAGCAGCAGCTCATCGGCACGGACGGCAAGTTCGACCGCTCGAAGTTCATCCAGTGGGCGATGGACAACTGGGACAACACCGACCTCGACACCTTCGACAACAACTGCACCAACTTCACCTCCGATGCGCTGCACGCCGCCGGACTCGCCTACAAGAACGACGGCGACGGCTCCTTCGGCGACAACAACTGGTTCAAGGGCGCCCAGGTCGGCAGCTGGGGAGGGCCGGTCACCAACTGGATCGACGCGCACGACCACAGCCACTCCAGGAGCTGGGCACTCGCGGGAGGGCTGCACGACTTCCTGCTCAACAACGGCAGCACCACGGTGCCGCTCTCGCAGGCCCGCCCCGGCGACATCATCTTCCTCCAGCAGGCAGGCCCTGGCCCCAACGCCGCGGTCGGGGACATCCACCACGCCTGCATCATCACGTCGATCACACCCGACGGCGACATCCACTACACCCAGCACACCAACAGCTACCTCAACGCCAGCCTCAACACCCGGCTGCCGTCGGAGCTGCAGGAAGAGGGCCAGCAGAACGTCGTCGTCGTCCGCGTCCAACCCAACTGGTGA
- a CDS encoding alpha/beta hydrolase has translation MADRDSAYEPDGGRPGPARAVSRRRALRIGAGVVGGGALLGCAAGGGMLAGWLPGGVELKKALRMTGTDGTVPDVAPGAVHVEQVRSAARSREVTLVTMLPPGSAAGPGLPVCVMLHGRGNDARGMVALGTPQFLAAAVKGGVPPFAVVALDGGDATYWHQRSPGDGDDPQAMLSEELPGWLQARGLSAPRAAMGISMGGSGSLQYAIGRTRSGHDLDAVALLSPAVFRSWADARPIGGYADEADWRAHEPLLRLDRMRVGTLGVWCGQEDPFCPAARDVARQARARQAGFPDGEHTDGFWRRVLPDAVSLLGHTLAGS, from the coding sequence GTGGCTGACCGCGACAGCGCGTACGAACCGGACGGTGGAAGGCCGGGCCCTGCGCGCGCGGTGTCGCGGCGGCGCGCGCTGCGGATCGGGGCCGGCGTGGTGGGCGGCGGCGCGCTGCTCGGGTGCGCCGCCGGGGGCGGGATGCTCGCCGGGTGGCTGCCCGGCGGGGTGGAGCTGAAGAAGGCCCTGAGGATGACCGGGACGGACGGCACGGTGCCGGACGTGGCGCCCGGGGCCGTCCACGTCGAGCAGGTGCGTTCGGCGGCGCGCAGCCGGGAGGTCACGCTGGTCACGATGCTGCCGCCGGGCAGTGCGGCGGGCCCGGGTCTGCCGGTCTGCGTGATGCTGCACGGGCGCGGGAACGACGCGCGCGGCATGGTGGCGCTGGGGACGCCGCAGTTCCTGGCGGCAGCGGTCAAGGGCGGGGTGCCGCCGTTCGCCGTCGTCGCGCTGGACGGCGGGGACGCGACGTACTGGCACCAGCGCAGCCCCGGTGACGGCGACGACCCGCAGGCGATGCTCAGCGAGGAGCTCCCCGGCTGGCTGCAGGCCCGCGGACTCTCCGCGCCGCGCGCCGCGATGGGGATCTCGATGGGCGGCTCCGGCTCCCTGCAGTACGCCATCGGGCGCACCCGCAGCGGCCACGACCTGGACGCCGTGGCGCTGCTCAGCCCGGCCGTCTTCCGCAGCTGGGCGGATGCCCGCCCGATCGGCGGGTACGCCGACGAGGCGGACTGGCGAGCGCACGAGCCGCTCCTGCGCCTCGACCGGATGCGGGTCGGCACCCTCGGCGTGTGGTGCGGCCAGGAGGACCCGTTCTGCCCCGCCGCCCGCGACGTCGCACGGCAGGCGCGAGCGCGCCAGGCGGGGTTCCCGGACGGCGAGCACACGGACGGCTTCTGGCGACGGGTGCTGCCCGACGCGGTGTCGCTGCTGGGGCACACGCTGGCCGGAAGCTAG